The proteins below are encoded in one region of Corynebacterium felinum:
- a CDS encoding alpha/beta fold hydrolase produces the protein MPPSSEQFAIHIEGTGPLVVLVMGRGSPGRVWHPHQVPALTAAGYRVLTYDTRGTGATANHTGPLSIDMLVDDLAHIITDHGGRAFVVGTSLGARIALHFAAAHPDKVLGVVAAAAHGDLTAIQMSMSRHAADVYELLIPQHREFLAAMEAVRNLSPATLANPRAARDWLDLLTFSLTAPTSGARAQNNLDHGVDTHGSHQHATYATITAPTLAIAYGDDSVIPPAQVADTAATIPGCTMITIPNAGHYGYLEQPHAFNSAVIDFLNQHSA, from the coding sequence ATGCCCCCATCGAGTGAGCAATTCGCCATCCACATCGAAGGCACTGGCCCCCTTGTCGTGCTGGTCATGGGCCGTGGCAGCCCTGGGCGCGTCTGGCACCCCCACCAAGTCCCCGCACTGACAGCCGCCGGCTACCGCGTCTTAACCTACGACACCCGTGGCACAGGGGCTACCGCCAACCACACCGGACCACTGAGCATTGACATGCTTGTCGACGACCTCGCACACATCATCACTGATCACGGTGGTCGCGCCTTCGTGGTGGGCACCTCCCTCGGCGCCCGCATCGCCTTACACTTCGCCGCAGCACACCCCGACAAAGTTTTAGGTGTCGTGGCCGCAGCCGCTCATGGTGACCTCACCGCTATCCAAATGTCCATGAGCCGACATGCCGCAGACGTCTACGAACTCCTGATTCCCCAGCACCGCGAGTTTCTCGCAGCCATGGAAGCAGTACGCAACCTCTCCCCCGCCACACTCGCCAACCCGCGTGCCGCACGCGACTGGCTCGATCTCCTCACTTTTTCCCTCACCGCACCCACATCCGGCGCACGCGCACAAAACAACCTTGACCACGGCGTCGACACGCATGGATCGCACCAACATGCCACCTACGCCACCATCACCGCACCCACACTGGCCATCGCCTACGGCGACGACAGCGTCATCCCGCCTGCCCAAGTCGCCGACACCGCCGCCACCATCCCCGGCTGCACAATGATCACCATCCCCAACGCTGGGCACTACGGATACCTCGAACAACCCCACGCCTTCAACAGCGCCGTCATCGACTTCCTCAACCAACACAGCGCATAA
- a CDS encoding amino acid adenylation domain-containing protein: MQRTPLSIVHQAVIEQLGLSADTHIRPEDDLITFGLDSIRMMTIAGRWRSQGLDIGFADLVATPTLRHWAQLMHDAQTANQTHSADETATAHTSTDTASTASNNAPTSADRNDDHEPFPLAPMQHAYWIGGLDGYDTGDGPTLGGVSAHLYVELDGPAQDPAQIDTAVEKLVRRHAMLRTILTGDGRQQVLADVPEGIVKHQDLREADADTRDTVLARTRENGTHQRLSQDFGRMIDVVYTLLPNNRARLHLDVDMIAADAMSYRIIVDELAGYLDGDEQHPLRYRYKDYLAHPSAANPPHRERDQAWWRDKASDMPGAPELPLVDSAAVARARSATRRNFFIDHDQREALYAHARAAGVTPAMALAAAFAEAIGAFATSPKFLLNLPLFNREQVDDEVNDIVGDFSSSILIDVDLSTAGSIYERVKDISARFTSNVAHHSYGALNVLRDIGHARATTVLAPVVYTSAVNLGELFSARARARFGDPVWIISQGPQVLLDAQVTELDGGLLLNWDLREEAFRPGIIDAMFAAYTRNVSALVEGEHTWSQPFPPAADEADLQARKSQETTLDVSGAKLHDRLFVHAENTPEALAMVSIDAEPNGALSTRSWTYRQLVDEALAIAATLIDAGVQPGDRVIVGMPKGCDQVTAVVGTLAAAAIYVPVNPEHPLARRQAIATQSGAKVILGTDASIEEFADEHFPPFININDARSHHTPLSSPVDSSAEDVAYLLFTSGSTGEPKGVEIPHRAAMNTLDGLNAIMGTGPEDSMFALSALEFDISVQDMFSMFAAGGTVVVPDATVRTNPDQWAKAITLCGVTHLCVAPSLLDMLLSTDHSFDLSSLRTVMSGGDWVPVDLPERLKKRAPECRFFGLGGTTETGVHSTICEVTEINPEWKVVPYGVPLPNMHCRIVDAIGRDRPTGVIGQLLIGGPGVGCGYRGLSDERAHRFFEENGTRWFATGDLARYLPDGTMEFIGRMDHQVQLRGYRVELGEVEACLRQHPQVHRAVAHVINDPGAHLVAAVGLIEDPHTPAPTQEELIAWCQQLLPSYMVPEFIAIANALPVTINGKLDRRGSHALIEEHKKNHQASAVPTDAGHVEPQVVELVAQVLADSARISTLDPDADFFASGGDSVTAIRAVGAVRDMFAQPQLGITELFSHRSARGLAAAIVRLDPYPGYSAQVADIAAEVAAMGEDELKAHLDTTTS; the protein is encoded by the coding sequence ATGCAGCGCACGCCACTGTCGATCGTTCATCAAGCAGTGATCGAACAGCTAGGGCTTTCAGCAGACACCCACATCAGGCCCGAAGACGATCTGATCACATTTGGCCTCGACTCCATTCGCATGATGACAATCGCCGGGCGCTGGCGCAGCCAAGGGCTCGACATCGGATTCGCCGACCTCGTCGCCACCCCCACACTCAGGCACTGGGCACAACTGATGCACGACGCTCAAACCGCCAACCAAACACACAGCGCAGACGAAACCGCGACCGCACACACAAGCACCGATACCGCAAGCACCGCTTCTAACAATGCGCCCACGAGCGCAGATCGAAATGACGACCATGAGCCATTCCCCCTTGCACCAATGCAACACGCCTACTGGATCGGGGGTCTGGACGGCTACGACACCGGGGATGGGCCCACACTCGGTGGGGTCAGCGCCCACCTTTATGTTGAACTTGACGGACCAGCGCAAGATCCCGCACAGATCGACACCGCCGTCGAAAAGCTCGTGCGACGCCACGCAATGCTACGCACCATCCTCACCGGGGATGGACGCCAGCAAGTACTCGCCGACGTACCCGAAGGAATTGTCAAACATCAAGACCTACGCGAAGCAGACGCCGACACCCGCGACACAGTGCTCGCACGCACCCGCGAAAACGGCACCCACCAGCGCCTAAGCCAAGATTTCGGGCGGATGATCGATGTGGTCTACACCCTCTTGCCTAACAACCGCGCCCGCCTGCACCTCGACGTGGACATGATCGCCGCCGATGCCATGAGCTACCGCATCATCGTCGACGAACTAGCCGGATACCTCGACGGCGACGAACAACACCCCCTGCGCTACCGCTACAAGGACTACCTCGCACACCCCAGTGCTGCCAACCCACCGCACCGCGAACGCGACCAAGCATGGTGGCGCGACAAAGCCAGCGACATGCCAGGCGCACCAGAACTACCACTCGTCGACTCCGCCGCCGTCGCCCGCGCACGCAGCGCAACCCGCCGCAACTTCTTCATCGACCACGACCAACGCGAAGCACTCTACGCCCACGCCCGCGCAGCTGGTGTAACCCCCGCAATGGCGCTGGCAGCCGCCTTCGCCGAAGCAATCGGAGCCTTCGCCACAAGCCCGAAATTCCTGCTCAACCTGCCACTATTTAACCGGGAACAAGTCGATGATGAAGTCAACGACATCGTCGGCGACTTCAGCTCCTCCATTCTCATCGACGTTGACCTCAGCACAGCAGGAAGCATCTATGAGCGCGTGAAAGATATCAGCGCCCGCTTCACCAGCAACGTCGCCCACCACAGCTACGGCGCACTCAATGTTCTGCGCGATATCGGGCATGCCAGGGCCACAACTGTGCTTGCACCAGTCGTCTACACCAGCGCAGTCAACCTCGGTGAACTGTTCTCCGCCCGCGCTAGGGCACGCTTCGGCGACCCAGTGTGGATCATCTCCCAGGGCCCGCAAGTACTTCTCGATGCCCAAGTCACCGAACTTGATGGGGGATTGCTGCTCAACTGGGATCTGCGCGAAGAAGCATTCCGCCCCGGAATCATCGATGCCATGTTCGCCGCCTACACCCGAAACGTCAGCGCACTCGTAGAGGGCGAACACACATGGTCTCAGCCCTTCCCGCCCGCCGCAGATGAGGCAGACCTTCAAGCCCGCAAATCCCAAGAAACAACACTGGACGTCAGCGGAGCAAAACTACACGATCGCCTGTTTGTCCACGCCGAAAACACGCCAGAAGCACTCGCGATGGTATCCATCGACGCTGAGCCCAACGGGGCACTTTCAACCCGCAGCTGGACCTACCGCCAACTCGTCGACGAAGCACTCGCCATCGCAGCGACGCTTATCGACGCCGGGGTGCAACCAGGCGATCGCGTCATCGTCGGCATGCCCAAAGGCTGCGACCAAGTCACAGCCGTGGTCGGTACACTCGCTGCCGCAGCCATCTACGTGCCCGTCAACCCTGAGCACCCGCTCGCACGACGCCAAGCTATTGCCACCCAATCTGGGGCGAAAGTCATCCTCGGCACAGACGCATCCATTGAGGAATTCGCAGATGAACACTTCCCGCCGTTTATCAATATCAACGATGCTCGCAGCCACCACACCCCACTTTCTTCCCCCGTGGATTCAAGCGCGGAAGACGTTGCCTACCTGCTGTTTACCTCCGGATCCACCGGCGAACCCAAAGGTGTGGAAATACCCCACCGTGCAGCGATGAACACCCTCGATGGTCTTAATGCCATCATGGGAACAGGGCCTGAGGATTCCATGTTCGCGCTCTCCGCGCTCGAATTCGACATCTCCGTCCAAGACATGTTCTCCATGTTCGCCGCCGGCGGAACCGTTGTCGTCCCCGATGCCACCGTGCGCACCAACCCTGACCAGTGGGCAAAGGCCATCACACTGTGTGGGGTCACCCACCTGTGCGTTGCGCCCTCACTGCTCGACATGCTGCTATCAACCGATCACTCCTTTGATCTGAGCAGCCTACGCACCGTCATGTCCGGCGGGGACTGGGTGCCCGTCGACTTGCCCGAACGGCTGAAAAAACGCGCACCCGAATGCCGTTTCTTCGGGCTCGGTGGCACCACCGAAACTGGGGTTCACTCCACCATTTGCGAAGTCACAGAGATCAACCCCGAATGGAAAGTCGTCCCCTATGGTGTGCCCCTGCCTAATATGCACTGCCGAATCGTCGACGCCATCGGCCGCGACCGGCCCACCGGAGTTATTGGCCAACTACTCATCGGCGGGCCCGGAGTGGGCTGCGGCTACCGCGGACTCAGCGACGAACGCGCCCACCGATTCTTTGAAGAAAACGGAACCCGATGGTTCGCAACCGGTGACCTTGCACGCTACCTACCCGACGGAACCATGGAATTCATCGGGCGCATGGACCACCAAGTCCAACTACGTGGCTACCGCGTCGAACTCGGCGAAGTCGAAGCCTGCCTGCGTCAACACCCACAGGTACACCGTGCGGTTGCCCACGTGATCAACGATCCCGGCGCACACCTTGTTGCCGCCGTCGGGCTCATTGAGGATCCACACACCCCAGCACCCACGCAGGAAGAGCTCATCGCCTGGTGCCAGCAACTTTTGCCAAGCTATATGGTGCCCGAATTCATTGCCATTGCCAATGCGCTTCCGGTGACCATCAACGGCAAACTGGATCGTCGCGGATCCCATGCGCTGATCGAAGAGCACAAGAAAAACCACCAAGCATCAGCGGTGCCGACCGACGCAGGGCATGTGGAACCACAGGTGGTCGAGCTCGTGGCACAAGTACTCGCTGACAGTGCAAGGATCAGCACACTTGACCCCGACGCCGACTTCTTCGCTAGTGGAGGCGACTCCGTCACCGCCATTCGCGCAGTAGGTGCAGTCCGTGACATGTTCGCCCAACCCCAACTAGGCATCACAGAACTGTTCAGTCACCGCAGCGCACGTGGCCTTGCCGCCGCGATCGTGCGGCTCGACCCTTATCCCGGCTACTCCGCACAAGTAGCAGACATCGCCGCCGAAGTCGCCGCCATGGGGGAGGACGAACTCAAAGCCCACCTAGACACCACCACCTCATAG
- a CDS encoding lysine N(6)-hydroxylase/L-ornithine N(5)-oxygenase family protein: MSIHIPTEFDIIGVGFGPSNLALATAITEYNHKHPDSPISACFLEKRESFDWHPGMMLPDAQMQISWLKDLATFRNPQSQFTFINYLFDRGRLVDFVNMKTFFPSRQEFRDYLRWAAKRVDSTVRYGTEVTSISLDPTHATVQINDANECNESTTLHAPVVVFAPGLRPVLPEGIKESPRIFHNIHILDRLELIDPHSIREVVVVGSGQSAAEVLLYIHATMPQAHVHGVFGRYGISPSDDTPFANRVFDPSAVDDWFAADPAERARQMSYHRQTNYSAVDAELIEELFGIEYGEKVTGNPRLHLHRTTRLTHCAENADGVQIQLRNTMTGEETTMHPDLVIFATGFEETPIGDLIEPASTAVITTDHLNVGRDYRLPTTTTVGVYLNGGVERTHGLSSSLLSNVAIRAADILDSIIEHRTTQHPTHQHEQQQETQDASEHSHQHDYAHEPAVSL; this comes from the coding sequence ATGAGCATTCACATCCCCACCGAATTCGACATCATCGGCGTAGGCTTCGGCCCTTCAAACCTGGCCTTAGCCACTGCCATTACGGAATACAATCACAAGCATCCCGATTCGCCCATCAGCGCCTGCTTCCTAGAAAAACGCGAATCTTTCGATTGGCACCCCGGCATGATGCTGCCCGATGCCCAAATGCAGATTTCCTGGCTGAAAGATCTCGCCACATTCCGCAACCCCCAAAGCCAGTTCACCTTCATTAACTATCTTTTTGATCGCGGACGACTGGTGGACTTCGTCAACATGAAAACCTTCTTCCCCTCCCGCCAGGAATTCCGCGACTACCTGCGCTGGGCGGCAAAGCGCGTGGATTCCACCGTCCGCTACGGCACAGAGGTGACAAGCATCAGCCTTGACCCCACTCATGCAACAGTGCAGATCAACGATGCAAACGAATGCAATGAATCAACGACTCTGCATGCACCCGTGGTGGTTTTCGCCCCTGGGCTTCGCCCAGTTCTGCCCGAAGGCATTAAAGAAAGCCCGCGCATTTTCCACAACATCCACATCCTCGATCGACTAGAACTCATCGATCCGCACAGCATTCGCGAAGTTGTGGTCGTCGGGTCTGGACAGTCCGCGGCCGAAGTACTCCTCTATATCCATGCCACCATGCCTCAGGCACACGTCCATGGAGTATTCGGACGCTACGGCATAAGCCCTTCGGATGACACCCCCTTTGCCAACCGAGTCTTCGATCCTTCGGCTGTCGACGACTGGTTCGCCGCTGACCCAGCAGAACGCGCACGCCAAATGTCCTACCACCGCCAAACCAACTATTCGGCGGTCGATGCAGAACTCATCGAAGAACTTTTCGGCATAGAATACGGCGAAAAAGTCACAGGTAACCCCCGCTTGCACTTGCATAGAACAACCCGTCTGACACATTGCGCAGAAAATGCTGATGGCGTGCAGATCCAGCTACGCAACACCATGACAGGGGAAGAAACAACCATGCACCCCGACCTCGTTATTTTCGCCACAGGCTTCGAAGAAACCCCCATCGGGGATCTCATCGAACCAGCAAGCACCGCGGTAATTACCACAGATCACCTCAACGTCGGCCGCGACTACCGCCTCCCGACCACTACCACCGTGGGCGTGTACCTCAACGGTGGGGTGGAACGCACCCACGGTCTTTCTTCGTCACTTCTCTCCAACGTGGCGATCAGAGCAGCCGACATCTTGGACTCCATCATCGAACACCGCACCACACAACACCCCACACACCAACACGAGCAGCAGCAGGAAACGCAGGACGCCAGCGAGCACAGCCACCAGCACGATTATGCGCACGAGCCTGCTGTATCCCTGTGA
- a CDS encoding ATP-binding cassette domain-containing protein, giving the protein MTTHTTCTPTLQISNLHKSYGDFHVLRGVDLHVAPGTIHGLLGPNGSGKTTLVSIVSTLLSPDSGSVTVCGKDVVHDAGGVRQLISLTGQYASVDTHLTGRENLEFFGRLRGLGKVQARERAQELLEDFSLTEAAARRAGDYSGGMRRRLDIACSLVTEPALIILDEPTTGLDPRSRREVWHLLRGLRDRGITILLTSQYLDEVDVLSDYITVIKKGSVIATGTADELKQRSGPSVCEVRPADPDELVTVVEIVQKAGWQEVSIDEDHSCVVLPAPDPARVLPEVIAAVEAAGVVVTDIGIRRPSLDDVFLALVAENAPEVVNQ; this is encoded by the coding sequence ATGACCACACACACCACGTGCACCCCAACACTGCAGATTAGCAACCTGCACAAAAGCTACGGCGACTTCCATGTTCTGCGCGGGGTTGACCTCCACGTCGCACCGGGGACGATTCATGGACTATTGGGGCCGAATGGGTCCGGCAAGACCACTTTGGTTTCTATCGTGTCCACGCTGTTATCACCAGATTCAGGTTCGGTTACAGTGTGTGGCAAGGATGTGGTCCATGATGCCGGTGGGGTTCGCCAGCTCATTTCGCTTACCGGCCAGTATGCGTCGGTGGATACCCACTTGACCGGCCGAGAGAATCTAGAATTTTTTGGACGCCTTCGGGGGCTTGGCAAAGTGCAGGCGCGAGAGCGGGCGCAGGAATTGCTGGAAGATTTTAGCCTCACTGAGGCGGCAGCACGCAGGGCTGGGGACTATTCCGGTGGCATGCGCCGCCGGTTAGATATTGCCTGCAGTTTGGTCACCGAGCCTGCGCTGATCATTTTGGACGAACCCACCACAGGATTGGACCCGCGTAGCCGCCGCGAGGTGTGGCATTTGCTTCGCGGATTGCGCGATCGAGGCATCACCATTTTGTTAACGAGCCAGTATTTGGATGAAGTTGATGTCTTAAGTGATTACATCACGGTGATCAAAAAAGGCAGTGTGATCGCAACGGGAACGGCCGATGAACTCAAGCAACGCTCCGGCCCCAGCGTATGTGAGGTGCGACCTGCTGACCCCGATGAATTGGTTACCGTTGTGGAGATTGTGCAAAAGGCGGGCTGGCAGGAGGTAAGTATCGATGAAGATCACTCCTGCGTTGTGCTTCCTGCCCCTGATCCGGCGCGAGTGCTTCCTGAGGTCATTGCTGCTGTTGAGGCTGCAGGTGTGGTGGTGACTGATATTGGGATTCGCCGGCCTTCCTTGGACGATGTGTTCTTAGCCTTGGTGGCAGAAAATGCCCCAGAGGTGGTGAATCAATGA
- a CDS encoding ABC transporter permease — MSSAGKFRALVGQSARDAARNGTYRSALILPVLFFLCFYTPLRKTVPEDGYATYVLPLVAVQAVIFVAIAAAGMAAEVSAVGMGQRLRSLPMPAWLPVAARATVSMSVAFTSMCAAVLVAVIFGFRPELAHAGKLIVAVVLVVVLGVALSMLSDALGTRVARVDSVQQAMLVPQMLLVMLSTGLVPESAFPEWVQGFVRNQPVSVLSDALRELISGRNGGGAAWVWVGVLFVAGAVCATFASRRRS, encoded by the coding sequence ATGAGCAGTGCAGGAAAGTTTAGAGCGCTCGTTGGGCAGTCGGCGCGGGATGCTGCCCGCAACGGCACGTACCGGAGTGCCCTGATTTTGCCAGTGTTGTTTTTCTTGTGCTTTTATACCCCGTTGCGTAAAACCGTTCCTGAGGATGGCTACGCCACATATGTGTTGCCCTTGGTTGCGGTGCAGGCGGTGATTTTTGTTGCCATTGCGGCGGCGGGCATGGCTGCTGAAGTCTCGGCAGTGGGGATGGGGCAACGGTTGCGTTCGTTGCCTATGCCGGCGTGGTTGCCGGTGGCTGCGCGTGCAACGGTGAGTATGAGTGTAGCGTTCACATCAATGTGTGCTGCGGTTCTGGTGGCGGTGATTTTCGGGTTCCGCCCAGAGCTCGCTCATGCGGGGAAGTTGATCGTAGCTGTGGTGCTGGTGGTTGTGTTGGGGGTGGCGTTGTCGATGCTTTCTGATGCGTTGGGTACGCGGGTGGCTAGGGTCGATAGTGTGCAGCAGGCGATGCTTGTGCCCCAGATGCTGTTGGTGATGCTTTCTACTGGTTTGGTGCCGGAGTCGGCTTTTCCTGAGTGGGTGCAAGGTTTTGTGCGCAATCAGCCGGTGTCAGTGCTCAGTGATGCGCTTCGGGAATTGATTTCCGGCCGCAACGGTGGGGGTGCTGCGTGGGTGTGGGTTGGGGTGTTGTTTGTTGCTGGCGCAGTATGCGCAACGTTTGCTTCGAGGAGAAGGTCATGA
- a CDS encoding ABC transporter permease — MSYSGSTTRTEVSGSSGWLVAWAHARRLLRSWVRQPGMVVQTALLPLGLLFTLDLTLGDTATALRGGQDQLPSTVALAMVISAAYGSLSAAISCDEERRDGLLARFWVLPTARWAVVAGRLLAEVVRTLVGAIIVLSAGVLLGVGVDSPRSFLLAMLVGPLFVVGFAPVAYVVSLRAGGRAGVENLTGLVMLMMFFNPGLVPVSAYPSWLHSFVEYQPLSVAVATARAWIEGDFTTHYAWWLFGWVLCGVVVLGPVMVRALRDATTQTS; from the coding sequence ATGAGTTATTCAGGTTCGACGACGCGTACAGAGGTTTCCGGTTCGAGCGGTTGGTTGGTGGCTTGGGCGCATGCGCGGCGTTTGTTGCGTTCCTGGGTGCGGCAACCTGGAATGGTGGTGCAAACTGCACTGTTGCCGTTGGGGTTGTTGTTTACGCTTGATTTGACGTTGGGGGATACGGCCACGGCGTTGCGGGGTGGGCAGGATCAGCTTCCTTCTACTGTTGCGTTGGCTATGGTTATTTCTGCTGCTTATGGTTCGTTGAGTGCAGCGATTAGTTGTGATGAGGAGCGTCGCGATGGGTTGTTGGCGCGTTTTTGGGTGCTGCCGACTGCGCGTTGGGCTGTGGTTGCGGGTCGTCTTCTCGCGGAGGTTGTGCGCACACTAGTAGGTGCGATCATTGTGTTAAGCGCTGGGGTGCTTTTGGGAGTGGGGGTGGATTCGCCTAGAAGTTTCTTGTTGGCAATGCTGGTGGGCCCGTTGTTTGTGGTGGGTTTTGCGCCTGTTGCTTATGTGGTGTCGTTGCGGGCTGGGGGTCGCGCGGGGGTGGAGAATCTGACGGGGTTGGTGATGTTGATGATGTTTTTCAACCCCGGTTTGGTTCCGGTGTCAGCCTATCCTTCGTGGCTGCACAGTTTTGTTGAGTATCAGCCGTTGTCGGTGGCTGTTGCTACTGCGCGGGCATGGATTGAGGGGGATTTTACGACCCATTACGCGTGGTGGTTGTTTGGGTGGGTGCTGTGTGGTGTTGTCGTTTTAGGTCCCGTTATGGTGCGGGCTTTGCGTGATGCCACGACCCAGACGTCCTAA
- a CDS encoding ABC transporter substrate-binding protein: protein MSATPWGSRELSRRGFLSAAGLVGLGMLAGCATSAPAGDTGTVLIHHSMGDTTITGVPQRVVTLGNQWTDALLTLGGKPVGFFDSVHAAGGGLAPWTHGQLEGATEIVIGESEVVDQVRRLEPDLIIAPGFAADTQTYESFAAIAPTIPDVSTAQIGRWQDPLTLLGQILRVPEVAERVISDLEGRLAEDAATLKNLQGKKLSMVYFYKETSIGVQADPSDGASEIFLDFGMSFPENQVARAGGSGRFEIPVADITELESDVLIIILQESKLRETFEAIPGFPELSAVRKSQVQFIDLATGTALNVPTVLSIPFALDRIKPLLKKVR from the coding sequence ATGAGTGCTACGCCTTGGGGTTCGCGGGAGCTGAGTCGCCGCGGGTTTTTATCCGCCGCAGGGCTTGTGGGCCTAGGGATGCTTGCCGGTTGCGCCACCAGTGCACCTGCTGGTGATACTGGGACGGTTCTTATTCACCATTCGATGGGTGATACCACCATCACCGGTGTCCCCCAACGCGTTGTTACCTTAGGCAATCAGTGGACAGATGCGCTGCTGACCTTAGGTGGCAAACCTGTGGGCTTTTTCGATAGTGTGCACGCCGCTGGCGGTGGTTTAGCACCCTGGACTCACGGCCAATTGGAAGGCGCTACTGAAATCGTGATCGGCGAGAGTGAAGTTGTCGATCAGGTTCGTCGCCTAGAACCTGATCTGATTATCGCCCCAGGGTTTGCCGCCGATACTCAGACCTATGAGAGTTTCGCCGCGATTGCCCCCACCATCCCCGATGTAAGTACTGCGCAAATTGGCCGCTGGCAGGATCCGCTGACACTTTTGGGTCAGATCTTGCGGGTGCCGGAAGTAGCCGAGCGTGTGATCTCCGATCTTGAAGGCAGGCTTGCCGAGGATGCCGCCACGCTGAAAAATCTGCAGGGCAAAAAACTGTCGATGGTGTACTTCTACAAAGAGACCTCTATCGGCGTTCAGGCCGACCCGTCAGATGGTGCGAGTGAAATCTTCCTCGATTTCGGCATGTCTTTCCCAGAAAACCAAGTCGCACGCGCAGGCGGTAGCGGCCGTTTTGAAATCCCGGTAGCCGACATTACGGAACTTGAGTCCGACGTTTTGATCATTATTCTGCAGGAATCGAAACTCCGTGAAACATTTGAAGCAATCCCAGGCTTCCCTGAATTAAGCGCTGTACGCAAAAGTCAAGTGCAGTTCATTGATCTTGCCACCGGCACCGCCTTAAATGTGCCCACGGTATTGAGCATCCCCTTCGCCCTCGACCGCATCAAACCACTGTTGAAAAAAGTGCGCTAA
- a CDS encoding GNAT family N-acetyltransferase yields the protein MISEINTTPSLPREVLDVPKEFIDAGAPPIPVLAPPYSCERIAEDSPEAALVAEWMNRPHLAATWEFPESEEWWRSRIAAQNAGTYSLPLLLRIDGAPAAYIELYRPGRDVIGATYDARPDDIGIHIGFGDPAHSGQGHARATLAHFFSQLALDYPQCCRIVFDPDHRNTAARTTALKAGAVDCGIHEFPNRTFNLLVLCRSEADSPVVNPKRLVVSP from the coding sequence ATGATAAGCGAAATTAATACCACCCCTTCCCTCCCCCGTGAGGTCCTTGATGTGCCGAAAGAATTCATCGATGCCGGCGCCCCTCCCATCCCCGTCCTAGCCCCGCCGTACTCCTGTGAGCGAATCGCCGAAGACTCGCCTGAAGCAGCGCTTGTAGCAGAGTGGATGAACCGCCCGCATCTTGCGGCAACGTGGGAGTTTCCCGAAAGTGAGGAATGGTGGCGGTCACGCATTGCCGCCCAAAATGCGGGCACTTATTCCCTCCCGCTGCTCTTGCGTATCGACGGCGCCCCAGCCGCCTACATTGAGCTCTACCGCCCTGGGCGTGATGTTATTGGCGCAACCTACGACGCCCGCCCGGACGATATCGGCATCCACATCGGTTTTGGCGACCCCGCACACAGCGGCCAAGGGCATGCGCGAGCAACCCTGGCGCATTTCTTTAGCCAACTAGCTTTAGACTATCCGCAGTGTTGCCGGATCGTGTTTGATCCAGATCACCGCAACACTGCTGCCCGCACCACGGCATTGAAGGCTGGCGCTGTGGATTGCGGTATTCACGAGTTTCCGAATCGCACGTTTAACCTGCTGGTGTTGTGCCGCAGCGAAGCAGATTCCCCTGTGGTTAATCCCAAGCGATTGGTGGTAAGCCCATGA